ATTCACGGCCGGCGGCGATGCTTTCCAGCATACCGCGATCCTCATCGGACAACTGCGCGCGCCAGAGCAAGTCGGGGCGGTTTTCAACGGTGCGCTTCAGCGCACACCACCGACGAAAACGCTCCTGGCGGGCATGGTCGCCCTCCACGAGGACATCCGGCACTCGCTGACCGAGAAACTCGGCCGGGCGCGTCCATACTGGCGCTCCCAGAAGTTCGTCGCTGAACGAGTCACTTAAGGCCGACTCAATCTTGTGGATTGAACCGGGGAGCAGCCGGAAGACCGACTCCAAGATAACAAGGGCGGCCGTTTCGCCGCCGTTGATTATATAATCTCCGATCGAGATTTCATCAAGGTCGAAAAATCGAGAAATGCGTTCGTCGACGCCCTTGTAGCGTCCGCAAACAACGATAAGATGGTCGAAGAGCGAGTATTTCACCGCCGTCGCGTGGTCGTATTTCCTGCCTGCGGCGGAGGTTAGCACGATCCGGCGGTTCTGGGTATCACTTTCATACAGCGCGGTAGAAAGCGCATCGTACAGCGGTTCAATCTTCATGACCATTCCGCCGCCGCCGCCGAACGGGGTGTCATCCACCGTGTTATGCTTGTTGGTTGAGTACTTACGGATATCGATGAGCTCGACTTCGAGCACGCCGGAGTCAATCGCCTTCTTCAACAGCGACTGCCGCAGCGGACTTTCAAAAAATTCCGGGAAGATTGTGAGAATGGTAATCTTCATTACTGCAAATCCAACAGCCCCTCAAGAAGCCGGATCGTCACCACGCGCGCAGTCCGGTCGACCTTCAAGATGATATTGCCGCTGGCCGGCAGGTTGAACGAGCGCCGTCCTTCCACTCGCCAGATGTCATTGGCCGGCATTTCGATGATCTCCACTATCTTTCCCAGATCCTCGCCGTCTTCCGATCGAACTTCCATGCCGACGACATCGAACTGAAACAAAGTCCCCTCCGGCAGTTCCACCAACTCGGCGCGCGTGACGGAGAGGAATTCGCCGATGTGCGCTTCGGCGTCATTGCGGGTATCGATGGTTTCGAGGGCGATCAGCAGCTGCTGTTTGTGCGCCCGCACCGAGCGGACGGCCAGTCGGCGCGGTTGCGGCGCTTCGAGGACGACGGATTCCAAGTCGTCAAATCGATCGACAAAGTCCGTCAGCGGGATTACGACGAGCTCGCCGTTGATGCCGTGGGCGCGGACGATTTTGCCGATCGCAATTAGCTCTTGATCTATTCGAGTATCTCCAGTACTGCTCGCTTGCCGTGCTTGGCCGAAACAGCCAGCATAATCGTGCGAATCGCCTTCGCCGTATTCCCCGCCTTGCCGATTACCTTGCCCAGATCACCCGGGCCGACGCGGAGTTCGAATACTGTCGTGCGCTCGCCTT
This genomic interval from Candidatus Zixiibacteriota bacterium contains the following:
- the rimM gene encoding 16S rRNA processing protein RimM — translated: MDQELIAIGKIVRAHGINGELVVIPLTDFVDRFDDLESVVLEAPQPRRLAVRSVRAHKQQLLIALETIDTRNDAEAHIGEFLSVTRAELVELPEGTLFQFDVVGMEVRSEDGEDLGKIVEIIEMPANDIWRVEGRRSFNLPASGNIILKVDRTARVVTIRLLEGLLDLQ
- a CDS encoding KH domain-containing protein; the encoded protein is MKDFVETIVKALVDNPDAVRLREIEGERTTVFELRVGPGDLGKVIGKAGNTAKAIRTIMLAVSAKHGKRAVLEILE
- the trmD gene encoding tRNA (guanosine(37)-N1)-methyltransferase TrmD — encoded protein: MKITILTIFPEFFESPLRQSLLKKAIDSGVLEVELIDIRKYSTNKHNTVDDTPFGGGGGMVMKIEPLYDALSTALYESDTQNRRIVLTSAAGRKYDHATAVKYSLFDHLIVVCGRYKGVDERISRFFDLDEISIGDYIINGGETAALVILESVFRLLPGSIHKIESALSDSFSDELLGAPVWTRPAEFLGQRVPDVLVEGDHARQERFRRWCALKRTVENRPDLLWRAQLSDEDRGMLESIAAGREFEN